A genomic region of Streptomyces sp. R33 contains the following coding sequences:
- a CDS encoding DUF192 domain-containing protein, with protein sequence MTTSHGLLRLGPDREPVPLEIAASYRARTRGLLGRDGIPGAALLLTPAGSVHTFRMRFAIDVAYLDRRLRVIALTTMPPGRLGLPRLRSRHVLEAEAGAMAAWGLQVGSQLRIDGPAGPDPSQPPLGPARPRR encoded by the coding sequence ATGACCACCAGCCACGGCCTGCTCCGCCTCGGGCCGGACCGGGAACCGGTGCCCCTGGAGATCGCGGCCTCCTACCGGGCCCGCACCCGCGGCCTCCTCGGCCGCGACGGCATACCCGGCGCCGCCCTGCTCCTCACCCCCGCCGGGAGCGTGCACACGTTCCGGATGCGGTTCGCGATCGACGTGGCGTACCTCGACCGCCGCCTGCGCGTCATCGCCCTGACCACCATGCCCCCCGGTCGGCTCGGGCTCCCCCGGCTGCGCTCCCGGCACGTTCTGGAGGCCGAGGCCGGTGCCATGGCCGCCTGGGGCCTGCAGGTCGGCTCCCAGCTCCGCATCGACGGCCCGGCCGGCCCGGACCCGTCTCAACCGCCGCTAGGCCCCGCGCGGCCCCGGCGGTAG
- a CDS encoding SMI1/KNR4 family protein yields MTENARIKALEQIMPATHGADEDIDWPAAEATWHTRFPADFIAFMGRFGAGSINGEASILLPLPKPGLQWDPAEMAEETDNARQLWEAEGGRAAFGVDPEAIIAWGVTGGSDILCWLTTDPDPDRWPVLVVGRHTADAFAVYPYGMAEFLYRLCSDEFDVSPVSITFWDGGHLSFVHWRKAQRRWQEGRNPETGEPDPYAGEFAD; encoded by the coding sequence ATGACGGAGAACGCGCGGATCAAGGCGCTGGAGCAGATCATGCCGGCGACGCACGGCGCCGACGAGGACATCGACTGGCCGGCCGCCGAGGCCACCTGGCACACCCGGTTTCCGGCCGATTTCATCGCCTTCATGGGCCGCTTCGGCGCCGGCTCCATCAACGGCGAGGCCAGCATCCTCCTCCCCCTCCCCAAGCCCGGCCTCCAGTGGGACCCCGCCGAGATGGCCGAGGAGACCGACAACGCCCGCCAGCTCTGGGAGGCGGAGGGCGGCCGCGCCGCCTTCGGCGTGGACCCCGAGGCGATCATCGCCTGGGGCGTCACCGGCGGCTCCGACATCCTCTGCTGGCTCACCACCGACCCCGATCCGGACCGCTGGCCCGTCCTGGTGGTCGGCCGGCACACCGCCGACGCCTTCGCCGTGTATCCGTACGGCATGGCCGAGTTCCTGTACCGGCTCTGCTCCGACGAGTTCGACGTGAGCCCGGTCAGCATCACCTTCTGGGACGGCGGGCACCTCAGCTTCGTGCACTGGCGCAAGGCCCAGCGCCGCTGGCAGGAGGGCCGCAACCCGGAGACGGGCGAGCCCGACCCCTACGCGGGCGAGTTCGCCGACTGA
- a CDS encoding ABC transporter substrate-binding protein yields MRRRIFGTGATAVVLGLLIPLAGCGGSDNDAGGSGTLRLVAAEYGDNQATSSKAFWDKATADFTNANPGIKVEVQLLPWADIDREVTRMVKSGNAPDMALMGSYSDFAAQDKLYSADELLTVTAEANFLQPLAEAGTVGSTLYGLPWVASSRLLFYNQSLFKQAGVSEPKNWSDLKSAAKALKDKGVKYPYALPLGPEEAHAEAMIWELSNGGGYADSAGNYNLASDQNIETFRWLKDNLVSPGLTGPVPPSRLNRADAFAAFLRGEVGMLNGYPQLLHEARAKGIDVRTATMPVSDTLGSGETPPAVGVADWMMAFKQNGKRAEIGKFLDFLYKDKNLSDFAGRYHLLPSTVSASRNPSGAGLDSNDQFFLTALRGAQLYPVNDPSWVTVSDTIKRNIGRAVEPNGDAKSVLEEIAAKANEAGRKH; encoded by the coding sequence GTGCGACGAAGAATCTTCGGCACGGGCGCGACCGCGGTCGTGCTCGGTCTGCTGATCCCGCTGGCCGGATGTGGCGGTTCAGACAACGACGCAGGTGGCAGCGGCACGCTGCGCCTGGTCGCCGCGGAATACGGCGACAACCAGGCCACCAGTTCCAAGGCCTTCTGGGACAAGGCCACGGCCGATTTCACCAACGCCAACCCCGGCATCAAGGTCGAGGTCCAGCTCCTGCCGTGGGCGGACATCGACCGCGAGGTCACCCGTATGGTCAAGTCCGGCAATGCGCCGGACATGGCTCTCATGGGCTCGTACTCGGACTTCGCGGCACAGGACAAGCTCTATTCCGCGGACGAACTCCTCACGGTGACCGCCGAGGCGAACTTCCTGCAGCCGCTCGCCGAGGCCGGCACGGTCGGCAGCACCCTCTACGGCCTGCCCTGGGTGGCGAGCAGCCGGCTCCTCTTCTACAACCAGAGCCTCTTCAAGCAGGCCGGCGTCAGCGAACCCAAGAACTGGTCCGACCTGAAGTCCGCCGCCAAGGCGCTCAAGGACAAGGGCGTGAAGTACCCGTACGCCCTGCCCCTGGGCCCGGAGGAGGCGCACGCCGAGGCGATGATCTGGGAGCTGAGCAACGGCGGCGGCTACGCCGACAGCGCCGGCAACTACAACCTGGCCTCCGACCAGAACATCGAGACCTTCCGCTGGCTGAAGGACAACCTGGTGAGCCCCGGCCTGACCGGGCCCGTCCCGCCGTCCCGACTCAACCGCGCGGACGCCTTCGCCGCGTTCTTGCGCGGCGAGGTCGGCATGCTGAACGGCTACCCGCAGCTGCTCCACGAGGCGCGCGCCAAGGGCATCGACGTCCGCACCGCGACCATGCCGGTCTCGGACACGCTCGGCTCCGGGGAGACCCCGCCGGCCGTGGGGGTCGCCGACTGGATGATGGCGTTCAAGCAGAACGGAAAGCGCGCCGAGATCGGCAAGTTCCTGGACTTCCTCTACAAGGACAAGAACCTGTCGGACTTCGCGGGCCGCTACCACCTGCTGCCCTCGACCGTCTCGGCCTCCCGCAACCCCTCCGGCGCCGGCCTCGACAGCAACGACCAGTTCTTCCTGACCGCCCTGCGCGGAGCCCAGCTGTACCCGGTGAACGACCCGTCCTGGGTGACGGTCAGCGACACCATCAAGCGCAACATCGGCCGCGCCGTGGAACCGAACGGCGATGCGAAGTCCGTCCTCGAGGAGATCGCCGCCAAGGCGAACGAGGCCGGAAGGAAGCACTGA